The genomic segment GTTTTCGGCAATGGCGATTACGCGCGGCATTAATTACGACCCGGCGCACAGCAAAGTGTATACGGATGCGCAGGTGAAGAATAACATTCAAACGATGAAAAATGAGATGACGAAGGATTTTCAGACGGCAAAGGCAAATGGCTTTACCGTCGTCAAAACCTTCTATTCGATAGTATCCACCGTGAATGGCCAACAAACGGCCACCATGGCGGATATTGCCTGTCCGCTTGGCATGAAGCTGCTGCTTGGGGTGTATGAGTTTGACCCGGCGGCCGATAATTGCAGCACCTGGTGTAATACCGCGAGGGCGCAACAGGTGAGTGCCGCCATTGCCAGCGTTAAAAAATACAACGTGGGCGGTAAAAAATGCATTATCGGGATTGTGGTCGGTAATGAAGACATCTACAACTGGAATTTTACAACGCCCAATACGCTGGTGCAGGGGCATATTTCAGAAGATTTAACGACCATTAAAAACGGGCTTTTAAGTAATCCGGTGCCACTGTCTACGGCTCAGCAGGATGGCGCGCTGCTGATGCTCGCGAAGTCGCCTGCATCAACGTTTGACCCCTATGGCATTATCCCAAAACTCGATTTTGTAGGGGCAAACATTTATCCCTACTGGTCACCAGAGCAACCGGCGTACCCAAGCCCTTCACAGACGCAGTTTCGTAACAGATACCTCGCTGTAAAGGCGCTTTATTCGCAGCCGGTAACGGTCACGGAAGAAGGCTGGCCGAGCCAGTATAACGCTGGCCAGAATCCGAATGCGTCTCTTGCGAATGAGAAGGCTTATTACGCCTGGTGGCTGAGTCGCGCGACGACGGATACGTTTGATTCCTATTACTTTTCGCTCTATGACAAGCAGCCGCTGAATGGTGATGCGAATAACTTTTTTGGCCTCTGTACGTATAATCGGGGCAATAAAGTATTGACCAAATGCAGTTAAAGCGTTTCCTCGAGGTGGCTTTCTGAAGAAAGCACCTCGAGGCTTAATTGGTTGGTTTTTCTGCTAAAAGGTTCACCAGATTTATCGCTAACGCAATCAGGTGCGCGAAGACGTGTGCGCCCGCGCCCTTTCTGTAGAGATGCCCCACCACAAGCGCGACCCTCACCCGATTCTTTACATTAATGCATGCCTGACAGTCCTGACTGGCGCACTTCTTTATGCCGTCATCTGTGCTAAACACCCTGATTTTTTATGTCCATCTTGTTTACAGCGAGCTCCTATAGTATCATTGATCAATAAATATACTGAGTGTAAAGGAAATGCAATTATGTCCGCTCGCCCCAGTCACGTTATTCCGGGTAATCCGCAATCTGTACGCCTTGTTGAGGGCGCTGGTGAAAAAACCTCAGATTTTGTCATCAATTTTTTTCAAAACACCCGTCAAATCCCTAATGGTATTGAATTATTTCACACAAATAATCAGCTTATCGAACTGTATCAGCTAATTCTCAGAGAGCGTCCCAACGGAGAGCTCGCGGCCACGCCTGAAATCCGAGTTGATGATGAAGTACTTCAGGCATGGTGTAAAGAAGGTGTGCTGGAGGCATCAACGTACCGTATAAACCGTATTCTTTTGCACGCACTGTGTTACCCGCAGTCAACATGGTCGCCCGTATTTCGCGAGAATTTTCACAATCTCCTGTCATTCATTGTCAATCAGCAACAACAACCACATGCCTATTATAACCCTGCCATCCGTTACTTTTTTCATTTCCCAAGGTTCATATTTCCCGGGGATGTTAAGGGGCAGAGACCGTGGACAACAGGATTTCCCGGTTACATCTGCGCGGAGCACATCGCACAGATAGCGAGTGAATTGCTGGAGTACGATGCGAGTGTAGAACTTATCTTTCAAATCATTGATGACTATAACGTAGTACCGGATGGTGCGAGTATCAGCGAACTGGCCGCCGAGGCGGTATTGCGGGGAAGATTGGATATGCTTCAGCAGCTCCTCGAGCGATACAGGGATAAGGCAGAGATAATCAACGAAACCTACTGGATGACGCTTGCAGAAGCGATGATAAGACACGCTTCAGACAGTGTGGAGCCGAAACGCCCTTCAGATGAGGTGATTCGTCACTTCTTCGATGCTCTATCGGTAGAGGATGCAAATAAAGCCGTATTCACGGCATTAAAACAACAGGACTCCGCCGGGGCGCCCTTGTTGTTTCTTGCAGCACGCTCCCCGAGGCTCCTGAATGGTTTTTTAAGCAAACTCAACAGATTACAACTGGATGAAGTGTTTGCCCTTAAGCGTAATTCTGGTGATACCATACTCCACGCAGTAGCAAAACTGGAAGCAGGGGCCATGATTGAAGCCCTGTCTGTCGTTCTACGCTATATGAAAGGGGAAGATATTTCCGCTGCCCTGGCCAGTATTAACAATATGGGCGAAAATGTTCTGCTTCTTGCGTTGCATGAACCACGATTTGTGAGTGAAATCCTGCCTTTCCTGGAGCCAGAGCAACTGGCCGGCATGGCGATGCAAAAGAATCGCATTGGTGAGAGCGTTGTAGATTCGGCGATAAATCAAAAACTCCATTTTCGCACTACAAGGAATTTAGACTCCCTTATGTGCATTCTGGATAAGATGTCTAATGAGAACGTAACTGCAATCGTGATGCAAAATCCTCTTTTGTTGCAGATTGTGATAGAGAATCCAGATTATCTGGCGCGTATTCTTACAAGGCTTCCTGAAGATGAGAGGCTGGGTGCGGTCAGGAACCTTTTAACTCAGGCTGCGAAAGAATTCCCGGATTCATTGAGGTGTATACTTCAACTGTTACCTGCGTCTGACAGGTGGAACGCTGTTTTTGAGCCATACGCAAATGGCCGAAACCTGTTGATGTCGAGCCTTGAAGCGAACTTTAATATCAGGGAGAATGCCGTTAGTGCTGTCCTTGAAAGCCTGACCGATGAACAAGTCGCATTGGCGGCGACACAGCCCAAAAACGTTACAAAAAACTTTAGCTGGTTTTCTACCGAAACGGTATTACATAATGCGGTAAATCACTCTCAATCTTTAGCACTGATTCTTGCTCGCATGAATGATAATCAGATAGCTGGTGGTGTTGCTGTAAAAGACAGTAATGGTGATACGGTGCTGCACCGTGCAGTAGACAAGCCTAAGTCTCTGCAGTTGATTCTAAGCCGCATGCC from the Legionella geestiana genome contains:
- a CDS encoding ankyrin repeat domain-containing protein, which codes for MSARPSHVIPGNPQSVRLVEGAGEKTSDFVINFFQNTRQIPNGIELFHTNNQLIELYQLILRERPNGELAATPEIRVDDEVLQAWCKEGVLEASTYRINRILLHALCYPQSTWSPVFRENFHNLLSFIVNQQQQPHAYYNPAIRYFFHFPRFIFPGDVKGQRPWTTGFPGYICAEHIAQIASELLEYDASVELIFQIIDDYNVVPDGASISELAAEAVLRGRLDMLQQLLERYRDKAEIINETYWMTLAEAMIRHASDSVEPKRPSDEVIRHFFDALSVEDANKAVFTALKQQDSAGAPLLFLAARSPRLLNGFLSKLNRLQLDEVFALKRNSGDTILHAVAKLEAGAMIEALSVVLRYMKGEDISAALASINNMGENVLLLALHEPRFVSEILPFLEPEQLAGMAMQKNRIGESVVDSAINQKLHFRTTRNLDSLMCILDKMSNENVTAIVMQNPLLLQIVIENPDYLARILTRLPEDERLGAVRNLLTQAAKEFPDSLRCILQLLPASDRWNAVFEPYANGRNLLMSSLEANFNIRENAVSAVLESLTDEQVALAATQPKNVTKNFSWFSTETVLHNAVNHSQSLALILARMNDNQIAGGVAVKDSNGDTVLHRAVDKPKSLQLILSRMPPLTKVAALSEEDRRGSNVVHEAVANDASLKVMVDNLSPEELEESVMVRDLFGQTVLDVALEAGTSSSFTMTGSRRTTEAIEPLATILSGLHEATVARLARDTANGDSLLYRAVPGCPQSLKRMLLCIPENERLDAVRQVGRHGITVAQKAKICSQTGSGREKGRKYYEDIQAMLPPAAQATLDNEINEVVKPTPEGSRERHYFDALLAYTQRIAGYSNARLAEGVLPNPFMINTNAIRFDNGFFVRADSRAINRRLNYLMAKDLMLQLNAGQSVADVLGGNNIQHTRQRIIDNPSNRLSDASLTIRSFELNRILSEAADEIAHHQVSSRNALNR